Proteins from a single region of Oryza brachyantha chromosome 6, ObraRS2, whole genome shotgun sequence:
- the LOC102715486 gene encoding proteasome subunit alpha type-4-2, whose product MSRRYDSRTTIFSPEGRLYQVEYAMEAIGNAGSALGVLAADGVVLVGEKKVTSKLLQTSRSAEKMYKIDSHLACAVAGIMSDANILLNTARLHAQRYALSYQEPIPVEQLVQSLCDTKQGYTQFGGLRPFGVSFLFAGWDKHHGFQLYMSDPSGNYSGWKAAAVGANSQAAQSMLKQDYRDGLTREEAVALALKVLSKTMDSTSLTAEKLELAEVFLQPGTGEVQYQVCSPEALGKLLAKSGLTQPAPEA is encoded by the coding sequence atgtCTCGCCGGTACGACAGCCGCACGACGATCTTCTCGCCGGAGGGCCGGCTGTACCAGGTGGAGTACGCCATGGAGGCGATCGGCAACGCCGGGTCGGCCCTCGGCGTCCtggcggccgacggcgtcgtcctcgtcggcgaGAAGAAGGTCACGTCCAAGCTCCTCCAGACCTCGCGCTCCGCCGAGAAGATGTACAAGATCGACTCCCACCtcgcgtgcgccgtcgccgggatCATGTCCGACGCCAACATCCTCCTCAACACCGCCCGCCTCCACGCCCAGCGCTACGCCCTCTCCTACCAGGAGCCCATCCCCGTCGAGCAGCTCGTCCAGTCGCTGTGCGACACCAAGCAGGGGTACACCCAGTTCGGCGGCCTCCGCCCCTTCGgcgtctccttcctcttcGCCGGCTGGGACAAGCACCACGGATTCCAGCTCTACATGAGCGATCCCTCCGGCAACTACAGCGGCTggaaggccgccgccgtcggggcCAACAGCCAGGCCGCCCAGTCCATGCTCAAGCAGGACTACCGCGACGGGCTGACCCGCGAGGAGGCCGTAGCCCTCGCCCTCAAGGTCCTGTCCAAGACCATGGATTCCACTAGCTTGACCGCCGAGAAGCTGGAGCTCGCTGAGGTGTTCCTGCAGCCCGGCACCGGGGAGGTGCAGTACCAGGTCTGCTCCCCTGAGGCACTGGGGAAGCTGCTCGCCAAATCCGGCCTCACGCAGCCTGCTCCTGAGGCTTGA